The proteins below come from a single Triticum aestivum cultivar Chinese Spring chromosome 5D, IWGSC CS RefSeq v2.1, whole genome shotgun sequence genomic window:
- the LOC123122217 gene encoding uncharacterized protein has translation MIMRPRGLPAAAARLRPHLPRVTAFLIVFSVGYSLGIVSSSARPSTPKPSQTVIRPHAAHLTAASSAGVTAWSNGTGAGASASYPRSPPHDLFRFGDKCGEPVPAEDVVKTLLDKLFDGESPYASFPPAHTAALLHPAAARPRGWGSTGAVFADLIEEVRPDVIVELGAFLGASALHMAAVARNLSLSPAILCVDDFRGWPAFRGRFRRDVPQQRHGDALLLPQFMANVLAAGPEAAAAVLPLPFSTASTLGALCRWGVYADLIEVDAGHDFHSAWADINLAWAVLRPGGVMFGHDYFTAADDRGVRRAVTLFARVKGLTVRPHGQHWILSPKPRSDGR, from the coding sequence ATGATCATGAGGCCGCGTgggcttccggcggcggcggccaggctCCGGCCGCACCTCCCGCGCGTCACCGCCTTCCTCATCGTCTTCTCCGTCGGGTACTCGCTCGGCATCGTCTCGTCGTCCGCCCGCCCGTCCACGCCCAAGCCGTCGCAGACCGTCATACGGCCGCACGCCGCGCACCTCACCGCGGCCTCCTCGGCCGGCGTCACGGCCTGGTCGAACGGCACGGGCGCGGGCGCGAGCGCGAGCTACCCGCGGTCGCCGCCGCACGACCTGTTCCGGTTCGGGGACAAGTGCGGGGAGCCGGTGCCGGCCGAGGACGTGGTGAAGACGCTTCTTGACAAGCTGTTCGACGGCGAGAGCCCGTACGCGAGCTTCCCGCCGGCGCACACGGCCGCGCTGCTCCACCCTGCGGCGGCGCGGCCGCGCGGGTGGGGGTCGACGGGGGCGGTGTTCGCGGACCTCATCGAGGAGGTGCGCCCCGACGTGATCGTGGAGCTGGGCGCCTTCCTGGGCGCCTCGGCGCTCCACATGGCGGCCGTGGCCCGGAACCTGTCGCTGTCCCCGGCCATCCTCTGCGTGGACGACTTCCGCGGCTGGCCGGCCTTCCGCGGCCGCTTCCGCCGCGACGTCCCGCAGCAGCGGCACGGCGACGCGCTGCTGCTGCCGCAGTTCATGGCCAACGTGCTGGCGGCGGGGCccgaggccgcggcggcggtgctGCCGCTGCCCTTCTCCACGGCGTCCACGCTCGGGGCGCTGTGCCGGTGGGGCGTGTACGCGGACCTCATCGAGGTGGACGCGGGCCACGACTTCCACTCGGCGTGGGCGGACATCAACCTGGCGTGGGCCGTGCTGCGCCCCGGCGGCGTCATGTTCGGCCACGACTACTTCACGGCCGCCGACGACCGCGGCGTCCGGCGCGCCGTGACGCTGTTCGCCAGGGTGAAGGGCCTCACCGTGCGGCCCCACGGCCAGCACTGGATCCTCTCCCCGAAGCCGCGCAGCGACGGCCGGTGA
- the LOC123122216 gene encoding uncharacterized protein has translation MAAPQRNGVGGELLRQGVTGEEGGGHSAVQAWLGSSSFPAQRSPRPSLPVAQVDRESSDPEVRAARAVAKSIHADPDGGHRWASAFGGVSLDEDIWEMRLHFQGTDNMERKYSVSSYISYLTILALAKLEGYGMEAFLTYVKEEGKGLEGVEVLDSEEALEQMLDLFVDKKILNITVRKPTDPSPADVNMDHNLLEEQIPISNVGEEVVYSVSQQGVLYPLQNATLAPEIPEEPYLNTQHSCNLNKGKNVVEEEEDVEVEHEEDEDEMDKSSSDFEFFRDDYKGQTISYKAWCRGEDEAGTGTSHKPREEEDTAEHYCGANSEPSEFWEEDQILSEHEEPSVVPEKGAKKLKPVRKPGPTINSHSEPENIKFEDFVPEPDEYCFPGDFGLSGEEEVPRLPSGRKRRLKKRKERRWYDPSVPDAHEQFALHLCFLNVVEFREALRNFHVRTLRNFEYHRNEPTRVIAWCSDRKQGCQFYIVASRIANESTFSIKKMNLDHTCGASGESTKVTVNWVAKVCEDTIRSNPGAGVETILSYTKKTFGVHVPKSLAYRARKQALEVVQGDHKLQYHRLRDYLQCVLDTNPGSRCIVTTKEDLENPAPTPRFHYMFYCLFACKEGFLNGCRPFIGLDGCFIKLSTGQQILAATGRDGNNNIFPIAFGVVDKEETDSWTWFLTQLRTVIGSGNKFGKYTIMSDRQKGLLNAINDVFPDSPQRFCLRHIYANFQSAGFRGEELKKHLDQAAYSFTKNGHEKGMENLKKESFEAWQWLSQIPDHTWARYKMDTVCKTDLVVNNLSEVFNRMILDVRNKPIRTMLEGIRTKLMIKFQKIREKTESCRWEITPTYSEILEEAKKWAKYCDAYMAGPGIWQVTSSSENTYCVNLNNHTCDCRRWDMTAMPCSHSIAAMQKVKLHPEDFVNAFFKKPMYCETYKHIIFPVPGPDHWPHTPEDDISPPVFKEKKGKKQTARRKGVFEVPAKKDTSRIGTVTCSNCKKQGHRFNNCGDPLKPKFQMRMNKHQENRANYSQAGSSMATNAQRPPRVPAATAPEPRPATARATTSAPSPAPVATSRGKRAASTITAAIAQGAPAKRSRPKTSSATNTSSPAKNTRSSTASPAKNTRSSSAQRRTFIAPRQSNSTVVQEGSKRIRKPSGRLKDYFYASGN, from the exons ATGGCGGCGCCGCAGCGAAATGGCGTCGGCGGCGAGCTTTTGAGGCAAGGCGTCACCGGCGAGGAGGGCGGTGGACATTCAGCGGTTCAGGCATGGCTAGGCAGCTCTAGCTTCCCAGCGCAGCGGTCGCCGCGGCCATCACTGCCTGTGGCTCAGGTGGATCGAGAGAGCTCAGATCCGGAAGTCCGCGCTGCTAGGGCAGTGGCCAAGTCCATCCACGCGGATCCAGATGGCGGGCACAGGTGGGCGTCCGCGTTTGGTGGAGTGAG CTTAGATGAAGACATTTGGGAAATGAGGCTGCATTTCCAAGGAACAGATAATATGGAGAGAAAGTATTCAGTTTCTTCATATATTAGTTATCTGACCATATTAGCATTGGCTAAGTTGGAGGGGTATGGAATGGAGGCTTTTCTGACTTATGTAAAGGAAGAGGGAAAGGGCTTGGAGGGGGTGGAGGTCCTGGATAGTGAGGAGGCATTAGAGCAAATGCTTGACTTATTTGTTGATAAGAAGATCCTGAACATCACTGTCAGAAAGCCTACTGATCCAAGCCCAGCAGATGTTAATATGGATCACAACTTGCTTGAGGAACAGATTCCCATTAGTAATGTTGGTGAGGAAGTTGTTTATAGTGTTTCCCAACAAGGTGTCCTGTATCCACTCCAGAATGCAACTTTGGCACCAGAAATCCCTGAGGAGCCCTATCTTAACACACAACATAGTTGTAATTTGAACAAGGGAAAAAAtgttgtggaagaagaagaagatgtagaagtagaacatgaggaagatgaagatgagatGGACAAATCTTCTTCAGATTTTGAGTTTTTTAGGGATGATTACAAAGGGCAGACAATATCATACAAGGCTTGGTGTAGGGGTGAAGATGAGGCTGGCACAGGGACAAGTCATAAGCCTAGGGAAGAGGAAGATACTGCAGAGCACTATTGTGGAGCAAACTCAGAACCATCAGAGTTTTGGGAGGAAGACCAAATCCTTTCTGAACATGAAGAACCCTCAGTTGTACCAGAGAAAGGAGCAAAGAAGCTTAAGCCTGTCAGGAAACCAGGCCCAACTATCAACTCACACAGTGAGCCTGAAAACATCAAGTTTGAAGATTTTGTGCCTGAACCTGATGAATACTGCTTTCCAGGTGATTTTGGCCTTAGTGGTGAAGAAGAAGTTCCAAGGTTGCCTTCTGGTAGGAAGAGAAggttgaagaagaggaaggagaggaggtggtATGATCCATCAGTCcctgatgcacatgagcagtttGCATTGCATTTGTGCTTCCTAAATGTTGTGGAGTTCAGAGAAGCACTAAGAAATTTCCATGTCAGGACACTTAggaattttgagtatcacagaaatgaACCAACTAGGGTTATTGCTTGGTGCTCTGATAGAAAGCAAGGTTGTCAGTTTTATATAGTGGCCTCTAGAATAGCTAATGAGTCAACTTTCAGCATCAAGAAGATGAATTTGGATCACACTTGTGGAGCAAGTGGAGAGAGCACCAAGGTTACAGTCAATTGGGTTGCCAAGGTTTGTGAGGATACCATTAGATCAAACCCTGGAGCTGGTGTTGAGACAATTCTGTCATACACAAAGAAAACATTTGGTGTTCATGTGCCTAAAAGCTTGGCATATAGGGCAAGGAAGCAAGCACTTGAAGTTGTGCAAGGAGATCACAAACTCCAATATCACAGACTAAGGGACTATCTCCAGTGTGTGCTAGATACTAATCCAGGCAGTAGATGCATAGTGACAACAAAAGAGGACCTAGAAAATCCAGCTCCTACCCCCAGGTTTCACTACATGTTCTACTGCCTTTTTGCATGCAAAGAGGGCTTTCTAAATGGATGCAGGCCATTCATAG GTTTAgatggttgcttcatcaagctCAGCACTGGACAACAAATATTGGCAGCTACTGGCAGGGATGGGAACAACAACATCTTCCCCATTGCATTTGGTGTTGTTGACAAGGAAGAAACAGACAGCTGGACATGGTTTCTCACACAGCTTAGAACTgttattgggagtgggaataagTTTGGCAAGTACACAATTATGTCTGACAGACAAAAG GGATTGTTGAATGCAATCAATGATGTATTCCCTGACTCCCCACAAAGGTTTTGTCTTAGACATATATATGCCAACTTCCAATCTGCTGGTTTTAGAGGGGAGGAACTCAAGAAACACTTAGATCAAGCTGCCTATTCCTTCACTAAGAATGGTCATGAAAAAGGGATGGAAAATTTGAAGAAAGAAAGTTTTGAAGCTTGGCAGTGGTTGTCACAGATACCAGACCATACATGGGCTAGATATAAAATGGATACTGTTTGCAAAACTGACCTGGTTGTTAACAACCTTAGTGAAGTTTTCAACAGGATGATATTGGATGTTAGGAACAAGCCAATCAGGACTATGCTAGAGGGCATAAGAACAAAGTTGATGATCAAGTTTCAGAAAATCAGAGAGAAAACAGAGTCATGCAGATGGGAGATCACACCAACATACTCAGAAATTTTAGAAGAAGCCAAGAAGTGGGCTAAGTATTGTGATGCATACATGGCAGGTCCAGGGATCTGGCAAGTGACTAGTAGCTCTGAGAACACATATTGTGTTAACTTGAACAACCATACCTGTGACTGTAGGAGGTGGGACATGACAGCTATGCCTTGTAGTCATTCCATTGCTGCAATGCAGAAAGTGAAGCTACATCCTGAAGACTTTGTCAATGCTTTCTTCAAAAAGCCCATGTACTGTGAAACATACAAGCATATAATTTTCCCAGTTCCAGGTCCTGACCACTGGCCTCATACACCTGAAGATGACATATCTCCACCAGTGTTCAAAGAAAAGAAGGGCAAAAAGCAAACTGCCAGAAGAAAAGGTGTATTTGAGGTGCCAGCAAAAAAGGACACCTCGAGAATTGGTACTGTCACATGTAGCAATTGCAAGAAGCAGGGTCATAGGTTCAACAATTGTGGTGACCCTTTGAAGCCTAAGTTTCAGATGAGGATGAACAAGCACCAG GAAAATAGAGCAAATTACTCTCAAGCTGGTTCTTCTATGGCTACAAATGCTCAGAGGCCTCCAAGAGTACCTGCTGCTACTGCACCTGAACCAAGACCAGCTACAGCAAGAGCTACAACTTCTGCACCTTCACCAGCTCCAGTTGCTACTTCTAGGGGAAAAAGGGCTGCTTCAACTATTACAGCAGCAATTGCACAAGGAGCACCAGCTAAGAGGAGCAGGCCTAAAACTTCTTCTGCTACTAACACTTCTTCTCCTGCTAAGAACACCAGATCATCTACAGCTTCTCCTGCTAAGAACACCAGATCTTCAAGTGCCCAGAGAAGAACTTTCATTGCACCAAGGCAATCAAATTCAACTGTTGTCCAGGAGGGGTCAAAGAGGATCAGGAAGCCAAGTGGGAGGCTGAAAGACTATTTTTATGCAAGTGGTAACTAG